Within the Hippoglossus stenolepis isolate QCI-W04-F060 chromosome 2, HSTE1.2, whole genome shotgun sequence genome, the region GTcaatataaatgcaaaaactCTTGGATTGGGGTCAGCCAGCAGAGCAAGCGTCCATTTGACACTGACCTCAGATATGATGACTGGTCTAATACAGCAGCTCCCAACCTTTTCTGTTTGATGTAACCTCACAGCCCCATCAGAGGAGCTCATGTGCCCCTTCACCAATTCCAACCTGGGAAAtgtgttcttctgtttttcttctgtccttcttttatattttcattaaactTCTTAAAACCCCAAAGATTTATTTAATGAGCCTTTGGAAGGCTTGATGCTTCGACTGGAAACCAATGGACTAAACTATCAAACGCTACATAAAGGAGCTATAATgagctccacctccagctcaTTGTATCCATGTAACCGGATCAATATTAACAGTGTAATAATGTCACCGGATCGATTTTACTGCAGAACAAACACTAATCCATAAGATTTACTCATGTATTTTTAGGATTTTTAATGCAGGACATTAAAATTGTAATCAACATTAACgtgttgacatttttactgaagtgtgaataataaaaatctgaatatctttacTTAAGTGACACTCAGTAGACTGCAAAcatccaccgaggcccaacagtcccctaatgaaaccacattttaattcactagatgTGGATCTTTATTTgaacctgcaccaaattgcacacagtcaAATTACagtctgattttattcattaagatttatgaattatttccttagaaatcagggaaaatgtagaaaactcacaatgttaaaaaaaagagataaacaaTTCCTGGACCTGCCCCTTCGTCTAGAAGagccacaccaaaattgaaagggttctttcttggcccatgttccatccttccatgtttcatggaaatctgtcaagtagtttttgtttaatcctgctcacaaacaaacaaacacacaaacagacaggggtgacaACATAACCTTATTGGCAAAGgttatttgttttcatgaacTCTCCATCACATCTGTTGTTATTCGTATCTTGTAACTTAATAGAACACACAGTAGCATCTCTTGTACTGTAATAAATGTTCTAAAGATCACATGAATTGTATAATCCACTCAACAACACCAAATCATAAtctctattttgttttattatctgagCTTCTTCACATAATCTCCCACATAGTCCCACTAATCCACATTTAACTGACACACTTTGTCAGTTGTCTGTGCTGAGGAGGCCGATGTTTCACTGTAGAGTCTgattcctccctcttctctcttccagGCGCAGACTGCGACGTGGATTCGGCCGCCCGCTTCATCGCCGCCACCTTTGTTTCGCTCAACGCCATGGCCAGCAAGCTCATCTACCACCACTTCACCACGGCGACGGACACCTCCAACATCCAGGTCGTCTTTCAGGTGGTCATGGACACAATTATCAAAGAGAACCTGGAGGCAGTGTCACTTCTGTGACCGCCAGCGGACGTCACTGGACAGTCGGCCCTGTTCCTGTTtggatgtttcattttaaaaggcGAACCAAGCAAAGAAAAGGGATTGAAGAGAACATGAAGATCCTCTCATCGAAGCGTTAGTGTTTAGTTTTCTCTCTTGAGGAGCAGTCTGGGAGCTTGTGATGCTCTTTGTTGCATTTCATCCTTTGTGATGCTTCATTTAATGTAGCTTTGAAAAAAGTCTGGAAACACATTAAGGACGGAAGACAACCACTGGCCCAATCCTCTGATTTTGAGGTTTAGCCCTGAAATGTTGACTTTTGAAGTTTGTGTTGAGAATAATGGGCATTTTGTTTTGTACTGTGCTTTAAAATCAGACTATAAACAGTGACGCTACATTTTCTCAAGACTTGACAGATATGCCATTTATTTCCCtgtcttattgtgtgtgtgcgtgtgtgcgtgtgtgcgtgtgtgggggcaggcaggcaggacaCAGGACGTGAGGAGGATTTACTGTTTGTCCGTTACTTCCCCGGCGCAGGGCTCACTCACGCATACAATTTAGTGTTTTCCGCTCATTCATCACCGTGTCCCCGCTGTGTGCATCCCGTGCGTCACACACCCTCCTAATGAGGCGGCGATCGCAGTAAAAGCACCCTAGTTTGCCTTTACTCTCCCTCAGCTGAAATCACAGCACACACGTTTATTATCATCTGTGCATCGCTCGTTCCCCTGACTCTTGCAATTCATGAGGACTTATCCCTGAAGCTTGGCGACTTGTTTCATTTTCCTACTTGATGATTATTGTTGTAATAtccgacaaacacacacacacacagaccctggTTTGTCAAGCAGGATGCTGCCTCTTTGTGATTTGTGTGATATTAACTCTGAAGGCTCCCCTGAGCGACTGACTGAGCGatcacagcagctcctctctgacTCCAGTAACAAACAAGATGTGCTAATGACTGATACGCTCTGATATGGACTCTGAAGGTGAGAGAAAGATACAAAAAACACCCCCAAGTGCCTTATGATGAAGtgcttttcttctgctgtgtaaataaaaatgcgtcatacatatatataatctCTACATGTGTATTTTTCCTGTTACTTTTTCATAATGTGTCTTTATGTTTCATTCATGTATCACTACTCCTCAAGTCTAATGGACCAGATTATGGTTTGTAATCAACTCTGTAAGGTGAGGCAGCACTGCACATATcacttattttactttttcaattaaatatttaaagacaaCTTTAGGCCACACAAGTTACCAGTGTCCATtttaatagataaaataaataaaagtactttCCAAGAAATCTGCTCTGCAGCCAACTGTCTggacatttaatacattttggcAAGGGGGGGTACATGTCAGGGGTTGGGCAGTAAAGAGAGGAAGTCGTGTGGAAACAAAGTGGTTTCAATTAACATCTTTTTCTATACTCATGTaaccaaagcaaaaaaaagaacaatgtttgtgtttttaaatgagagaaCATTCAGAGTCTGCAGCGGTCCATCATTGATAAAGATCAGGTTTTCCTCAGCGCCATCAACCCCAACACACTCATCCATCCCTCATgccttcttttttcccctcgtCCTGCATTTTTTTTCGGTTTCCAGATAGGCGCCCCCGGGAAGGTTGGGGATGACATGTCTCCCTGCCTCCGCCGGGTCTACCCGCGGGGACTCACGCGGACAGACAGTCCAGGGAGTCCAGGGTGAGGAAGACGTCCGCCTTGCACTGGAAGGTGCCGGTCCCGTCCCGCAGCAGCTCGCAGCTCTTCAGGTTTGGAGAGACGTCCTTTACGCAGATGGCCTGAAGGGTGTGAGAGGAAGGGATGAGAAAAAGTAAGTTTAAGAAATAAAATTCACCCCAAAAAAAGAATCGTCCTGGTTTTTatccttcttttcttccaccATCATGGAATCAACTGCAGGGAGAAGTCTCTGAACTAATCACTTCATTTAGAATATAGCCAAATTATTAGGATTATTTAACTGCAGGTAATAACAACATGACGCGGAATGTTCTCTTATATAAAAGCTCTGTATTTTTGTCTCCTGGTGTTTTCCCGGCTGCGCTTTGAGTTGCGGCGCTCACTGGTGTGCGCCTTTACGCACGGGTATTAAACCGCTATTTACAGTTTAGATCTCAACTGTaagaaacaaaagtaaaagctTATCGATGTTTAATGCTTGTCTACTTCAAATATTACCAAGTTCAAATGTTTAAGCATCGCCATATAAGTAGCTCCTGTGGTGCTGAGTGGAAAGCGCATTTTACGCACCACCTCTTCATCCCATCCTCAGTGTAAAACAACGAGGAATAAAGAGCGCATCATTATGACTGTACTCACCATGTTTTTGAGGATGGAGATCTGCCTGTTGGTCTCGGGGATCACGTTGTTACCCGTCGTCTCCCCGCTCTCCATCTGCGTCTCCTCGGACTCGGCCCTCCGGACGTATGGCGACCTCCTGATACCGGACAGCAAACCGGAGGCGCGACCCACCGAGTAGTAACTGGGCCCGGTCGACTGTTTATACCAGGCTTCGACTGGAGGGCAGGAGATGAGCAGGGACACTCCGACGCACACCACGGCAAACCTGACGGACCTCTCCATGTCTGGAACCGTCTTGGCacctctttcctttcctttacGCAAAGTGAGAGACGGCGctgttcttctttctgctcttgGTCAGCGGCAGACTTTATGTTTTGTTGGCTGTTTGGGAAACTTTGTGGTGCTTATATAGGCTGAGACGTTATCGTGACCGACGACGTTCATCAAATCAAAGTTGAGGTGGGTGGATGATGAGCCGTCTGTAttcaggaggaggaaaggacCAATCACAATCGATCCGCTGGCTCGGTGGTGACATGCGAGgggtggtgtgtgcgtgtgtgtgtgcgtgtgatatAGAGTATGAGGGGGTTGGAGATGTATGGGGATGTCAATCCTTCTCTGACGCTTgtaaaagtgaaactgaaatcaGCAGTGGAGCAGGATAGACACTGATGTAGGTTGTCAAAACTTAAACAtgtccaaatgtttttttaaatggatgacAAAAAAACTGTCCATCATGTTATAGGCTTATTCTTAGCTTCAAAATCTCAACTCAGggtaaaaacacatgcaacaggTTTATCTCATTTCAGTGGATCTTATGTTGTCGGCCAAGTTCTGTGACTGCTCTACATTTAGGAGCTTGATCTTAACCTCTAACGTGAAGTTATATCTGTGAATCATCGCAATGAACATTTTCACTGAgcactgaaaaaacacaagcagctgtACCTGTAGTCGTAAAACTAAACATGTCCAGAATagttaaattataaattacTGATGTACAACATTTCCTTCTTTATTATGTTATAGGCAGATTTTTAGGTTCAAAATCTCCCTGGATGTATAAAAACCAATGATATGCAACTGTGCATCAAACAAAAAGAGTGTATGAAGCAGAATCAGCGTGTGGGACTTCAAAAGACCCCAACATCAGTGAGGTTGGACAGATtaggagaggggaaaaaatgggCAGATCAATAGTGAATAATCGACTGATCCAAATTGTGTTAACTTTTAACAGCTTTCTACGTGGGAATCAGTCCGACTTCAAAGTGGAGCTCTGAGTAAAAGCAGGCCTTTatcaataaaaagctttttttacgTATTGATTCATGGAGCTCACAGGTCATGCGTCATGAACCCCGTGAGGCTGGCAGATCAGTACAAGACTTACAGCGACGGCGATTAAGACAGAGGAGGGATGCATCTACGTTTGTTcaattaaataataacaataacatacTTTGTAACCACATTGGCTTTCTATGAAACAAGGTTATCATGGCGTCTGGATGATGAGAAAAGATACCTTAAATGTATAGACACATAAGAAGAGCACTGATCAgaattataaaattattttgtaatataaagacaaataatgTTGGGACAactttaatgtttattattgaaCTTTAAAcgtataaaaatatatatacacaaatcaGCCATGGATGAGTAAAAGTACCATTAGAGTCCATCAGAGTCCATTGTAGAGTGGTCTGCACTGCGGCTCCAGTTTGTCCTCCAGGACATAGTCTGGTCCACAGACCCAGGGGTCCCCGGTCTCCCACTGCCACTTCTGCAGACTCTGCCTCAGGCTCTCGAGCACAACGCTGTAGGACGGGTCTGATACCAGGTTCCTCATCTCCAGTGGGTCTGTCCTGTAACGGTGAAACAATCGCTCATATTGAAACATACAGGGCCACAGCCGAGATTTTAGAAAGAACTCGTAagtcactttttaattttacCCGTCTGTTTGGGGGTTTTATAAGCAGGTTTTATAAGCATCATATCGACATTAGAGAAATGGTTTATTAAACTCTTCATATAATGAAGTTATCATTGTGTATTAAAGTATTTGTCATAAACTTTAACTTCTCTTGTAGAGACCCCGTAAGTGGaggatgatttaaaaacagataatCAATGAAAATAAGGTAAAACGGttgtaattataaaaaatataataatgaataattcaattataataatattaatgtgtCCATAAAATGTCTTCATAAGTTATAATAGCTAATACTGTACAATTCAATTGTCCTTATAGCTGTGTACAGCTCCATTATAGTGTTATAAAccttttattaaacatttataagCTGCTAATAGATGCTCAACAGGGGGTCAGAGAGTAAAAAGTTGAATTATAGTGGATTTTATGGTAAttaatgatttaaataaaacaactgcaATCATTTCCTGATCtcttttatctttttacttTGTTAGTATTAAAGTACAAACTCAATAAATGGCAAATCTGACCAAACATTGACCGGTCAATGAATCTTTGATGTGTCTATTCATCAGTTATTTTGCTATTATTTTGCACATTAAAAGCAAATATATTATTCTCTGTTTACTTACAGCATTAGAATAAAATTAAAGACATAACATTTTAGTACAGTGTCATATTTGAGGGCTTGTATGTGTCCTTGTGATAGGAGCTCAGATTTCAGTTAGTTAAAGACATATACTATATCCTTCAAGATGTCAAATTGACAACACTAATTTAACCTATGTTAAATATGAGCAGACAGTATTATATTTTGTCACTTCATTGATCATCCAAAAAAATTCACCCAGAAGTTCATCACAGTAGTTGTTGGTTTTGCTGTTTTTGATCTGTAGTGAAGCCATTTTTGACATTAGGGAGGTTTTTAATGAGATCGCCAAACTGGAGCAGGAGAATCTCACTTGCTTCCTCTTATGAacattaatgtttgtttatgtaaggtttctcttttctctccttcatggCAACAGTTTTTGAGCATTTTCTACTCACTACATCACTAAACTGTTATCTGTTGCAGGTTTATTTCATCAGTGGATCTCATGGTTGTCGTCCAAGTACTGTGACTACTCTGCGTTTGAGAACTTGATCTTATCCTTTAACTCTATAGGTTTTTTCA harbors:
- the npb gene encoding neuropeptide B encodes the protein MERSVRFAVVCVGVSLLISCPPVEAWYKQSTGPSYYSVGRASGLLSGIRRSPYVRRAESEETQMESGETTGNNVIPETNRQISILKNMAICVKDVSPNLKSCELLRDGTGTFQCKADVFLTLDSLDCLSA